The DNA region tttctatacttttctgtacacttaccccattttagtaaactacctcctgATTTTCCTGAGAAAATGGGACCCTCAGAATATTTGACACCTGGGCCTGTTtcataaatccgccactggtaaaaatatcaagtaaTTGAGGAATGCGAAGGAAAAATTGTGGTAttaatcaatttattattattttcatttgaatttGCTACTTTTAGGGAAGACACGATTTTGGAAACCGATCCTTACGATTTAGGAGACCAGTTGCTCAAAAATCTAACTTTTTGCAATAAAGAGACTTATATCGAGTTAATTTGTTTTTTACAAAAAGTGAAACGTCTAATACTACTTAGGTGTCTTAAACAACAACAGAGGCGGATTTGTAGATGACatcagatattttaatttaaaagagtcgagacaatttcaaaattaattcaatatggcacaCACACACCAGTTActgctaattcgctatatgaaaaagaagtgaaattgtttttaaagttgtctcaagcctctgtgtttaaacctttcccaatttcattcgctcaaaatttgttgctccacAAAATTCTCCGCTTTCCCAAACTTgttgctcctcaaaatttgatgctcctgaAAATGttctgctccccaaaatttcccGCCCTAGGCTACAGCCTACTTAACCTATGCACGAATTCGCCCCTGGACATCAAGCcacaatatccaatattaagTTGCGTACAAATTACTGGGAAATAGGAATTATGAAGTAAAATATCTCAAGTGTTAGAATAGGAATTATGAAGTAAAATATATCGGGTCGAAACTGAATCTCCCCTATATGGAATTTCTATTCAAATAGATGTCTTTTGAGGTGTGTACAAAGCTCAACAACTGCCAATTGAATTTCTACAGGTGTACCTCCATTTTGTTCCTCTTTTTACGACACAGGGAAATTAGGGAACCGCAAATATTAACACCGAAAGGGCTAATGCAATCAAGGGCGTCtgcagacttttttccaggggagGGCAACTTGACAGGCGACGATTTGGTGGTTTGTTTGAACCCATTTGgtagcgccaatttaattaaaaatttaaaattcaatttgaaaatattcacttttttagtataaacaaaATAccgattaatttttaaaaataagttgcAATTGAAATACACTGCCACGTATGCTTCACGATGACCGCGTAATTCACCTTTTAGGTATTTCCCTAGCTAATAGAAAGAGACTCGTCGTTCTTTTTCGAGCTCTTAAAAGCATCGGGTTCCAATCAAGCTTCCCTTGAAGGACAAACATCATCGATCGGTTTGTTTACCGAACACGGTCCAACGGGGGAAGGGAAGCTCGATGGACGTACGCATAATAATACCTGCACGAAGTATCGTCGAGTATAAGAGAGGGTTTATAATCGATGGAGCAGCTCAGAGGGAAAACAGTGGGGGTCGAGACATGGAGAGGTTCAGTCCACCGGCAGcttcgttaaaaaaaagaatcagcCCCCCGATCGCCTGGAATCTCGGTTTGACGAGCAAGGAGCCGAGGCTCATCAAGGTCATCCTGCTGGGCCACCAGGGTGTCGGTAAAACTGGTAAAGAATTCACAATCAGGGTCTCCAAACTTGGTCGCGAAGAATCCTCCAATCGTAACGATAGAAGTCTTTCAAAATAGTCgctaaaaattatcaaatttctGAAGTCTTGTCATAGAAGTGCAAGGGGGTAGTTTTCGTTCTTAGTGATTTATTGACGATTTCGGTTGGTGTTTAGCTCTAGCAGTACGATTCGCGACGAAACGATACATCGGGGAGTACGACTGCACCACGGAGAGGATCTACAAGGTGGACAACTTCCTGGACGCATCATGGGAGATAACTGATCCACCAGGCTACCTACCCCCGCCGACCGAATTGAAACTGCGATGGGCAGACGCCATAGTTCTCGTTTATTCTGTCTCTGATCGGGTCAGCTTCGACGAAACATCTCGCCTTCGGTGAGGGAATTGATAGAGCGTTATTTAAATGCAGCCCGGCTTCAACCCTCTTCGCAATTTATTTCTGTGAAGCGATGTTGCTAATGTCAGAGGTCGAGGTCCGCTGGTACattaaatatgaatattaagCGGGATTAATGGCGATAGACTTATCGAATGAGATATATCTTTGATTAGCAATATATGTGTTAGTAGTAGAATATAAGTTTGAACATCAGAAGCTGCGCTAAGTCGCATTTTACTTCAGGTTTCTGGTGTCGCACGCGAGGAAGACCGGAAAAATATCCCCTGTGGTGATACTAATAGGGAACAAATCGGATCTGTCGTACACCCCTGGCGAGAGGGTGGTCTCTATCTCGGAGGGGCGTCAAAGGGCGGAGGAGATCGAGGCTCACGCGTTCCACGAGATTTCTGTCAGGGAGTCGGTCGAACAGGTAACTGTTTCGGCTAtctatctcaacttctagtgtATAGTCCCTCTCAAACTGGAGGAGGGTAAGTGCAGAACACTGCTTTGCACAGGGGTGCTTTGAGGAGAGTTTAGAAAGTGAGTAAGAATGTCTATCTGAATTACACCCCCACCGAGCTAATTAACGTAGAACCACGTCCGCGACGTTGTAACAGTTTAGGAACACTGAGATCTTCATAAGCTAAGTCTATCGAAGATGACGTAGTACTATGTTTCTTACCTCCCAACTGCTGTGGGTTGACGTAGTACTATGTCCCTCAGCTCGCAAATGGAGGCAGCTGACGTAGTACCCACTACGTCACAGTATCTCAGAAGCCTCAACGACTGAGCATCAGCTAGGAGATCTCGGAGgcaaattttcaacaaaataacTAGCCAATCTTTAGGAGCACCTCAGACTCTGTCACTTAGGTACACTGTAATTCATAAGCACATATCATAACACCTGCTGTATTTTCACAAACTATAATATTTGGTACAGATTGACTACCTTCCGCTGCTaccaaatgaaataaaatttgttggagatctccaataaatttgcaacgttcCCCACACAAAGTAgatgtcccaatacttttgaACGGCAGCGAGTGTAAAAACCGCACAGCAGACAAAAAGTGCTGATAGCTCAGAGATGAAATCTTTCCAGACAAACTGACCATGCGACCTTCCTCCCCCCTCAAGGTCGATATAACGAAGCACCCAACGCTCGTGACGCACCCGCTCATCGCTCGCCCCCTTGCACCCCTGTCTTTCGATCCGGATTTACGTCCCGCTAATTGAGACGGAGCGGCCCGCCCGAAACGAGTTCTTTAATCGCGATCGGCCGGTTATTTCTCTAAACGATTGTTTACTACTCCGGGAAACCAGAGTCATGGCGTTTACGCGTGATCACCGAGTCGTAAACAAAATCTGTATCACGCCGAGTGGACGCGCGATACCCGAGCATCTCGGACAATATTCGTCTGTGGTCGAGCTTATCTGGATCGTAATGTGTCcgcaattaaaaatttgtttcacaaTTAATTACCCGCCTACTCCCCTCCGCCTCCGCCCACTCGCAGATCTGTAATCGGGCGCCGACGGCGACTGCACTTACGGCCGTTCGCGCCGAAAATGGCCCGCCAGTCTTGTTTACTCGGGCGCCACCCCGTGAAATCCTCCGCACGCGGACGAGGCGAGGTTCAAGTATTCCACGACGCTACTTGAAAATCTACAAATTTCGTGGGGTTATAATTAATAGGGACGCGCGATTTTTCAACAGGTGCACGCTTAACGGGAGCCTAGAGGCAGATATTGCTCGTAGAAGGCGTCTTTGTATTGTTTTCGAGTGTTCTTTATTGCATCGCGTCCGCTGCTTGAAACGTTTGCAATTTCCCAATCGAGAATTCGCCCGACTGCGCCGGGAAGTCCACTGGTTTCCATTCTTCCGCCGAGGTTTGCCCTTCTCGCCTTTCGTTTGGTTAAAAACACGGTGCAATGAGATAATACGATAACGGCGGAGTGGAAAAATACTGAAAACCACGAGACTATAGATAAGTTGGCTCAGAGGACTTCTGAAGTAACATAGATCGACGACTTTTCGCCTAAGCGCTCAAGTCTCCTCATAGGTTATCGCCTATATCGATTCTGCTGCCacattttgcaaaatttcacATTGTCATCGAAATGTTCCCGCGTACAGCAAAAACATCGAATCTCCTTCTTCCCCATCTGCTCGCCGTGATTTTCCACTCCCTTCGCGGTCCTCTCGGTTGGAGGCTCCCAGGGCCTCGAAGGGAGAGGAAAATGCTCTCGTCGGTGATTCGGGCGCATATGTGCCTGCATTTGATCGGTGCACCGCGTGCGtggaacgcccataggcgttccaGGGGTATAGTTGACGCGTGGGACTGGAGAAGTCCAGCACGCGGGTGTTTTGAATCGCCGCGTCTGAAATGCTCTATCAGCATGCACGTGCCGCGAATAAAACACGGGATACGAGGCGAAAAAACGGCACGAGTGATAATCCGTACGATTTTAACGTAGCCTGTGAGAAAAATACTCGCCTCTGGTCATAGTGGTTGGAATAGATAATCCCGCGGCCGGTTATGTAACGATAGCAGTAACTGGCccgattatttttattcgacaggTCATGGCCGTTTTCACCGACATCTTCAAGCTGTTGACGGAATTGCCGGGCAATTCTGGACAGCAGGCGAACTTCTTCAGGGTGAGGGCGTCCACGGACGGCACCCTCAACGTTCTTCGCCGCCCCTCTCCCGTCCCCCTCAAGAGGAGGTTCAGCATCTCCGTGAGAGGAACCAACCACTGAAGCTGAACCATATTCCTGCGGGAGAAACAAGAGGGGAGGAAACCGGGGTGAAGTTGCGAATCCCGATGAGTCTCCCAAGGAAGCATCCCACTTCCCATTACCCATTTCGCAGCGACGAGAGGAACGCATTACCCATTTCGAGGGTAATTGGATGCTCGTTCTCGAGAATAGTGAGATCGCGTTACGAGATGGCGGGAGTGATCGATTTCTGGGACATGCAGAGGGTACTTCGAGCATAAAGGGAGATAGAAGTGTTATACCTtataagcagtggcggatttaacagaagGCCCCACCCCAGGGCCCTAttcttaacaaaaaaatatgattctatccaaactatatttttccctttactATTACCCCGAGCCCGTTTTTACTaacctacctcttcattttctcgaaaaatgggcccctgcccagaaggttcccctagggccctatcttaaaaaaattatgattttatccaagcgcTATATTTTTTCAGTACTTTTCTATACATTTACCCCTTTTTAgtcaactacctcttcattttcccgaaaaatgggcccttcggaacgtttaccacctgggccttttttcttaaatccgcctctGCTAATAAGTGTAGGACGTTCCAGgttcagggccggcgcgaggcggATTCAACGCGTTCCCCGGAATCCGGCTCCgcggtccacgaaaagctcaTTATAAATTTTGTGGCGCTCTATgcgtagatatttattatttactattTAAGAATTCAATTTAAGAATTCAATATAAATGCGTTTTTTAGGGCcccgcacaattttggaacccGGTCCCGTAAGAGTTAATGCCGGCCCTGTCCAGGTTCATTTTACATATTGTGTGAACGTAATCGACTATCAACAGTACTTACAGTTTTTCATTCACTTCGTTGTCGCTGAAACGAAATTCAATACGTTAAGTTATCTAATGGTAGACGTTCATAGGACATTTCGTTCCCGTTTTGTGCTCTAGGTTCGTCTCCTAAAAAGCTACTTAAGCATCACTCTGCAAACGTAATTACACTTACCATAAACGCGCGACTATTATTGAAAGGGGAGGACCGAAGGGTAAAAGAGTATGGGGGGCAAGAATCTGTACAAActagtatttattaaaaagaagCTGTCTCTCGTAGTATTTTAGCAACACTGATATTCATGATTACAACAATAAAAGGCATGTGATCAACGTAAAGCTATCCGTGTCTAATCGCGACAGCTAGCGCTTTTGGGTTCACGTCCTGGATCGCTGCCCTGCAACGCGCCACTGTGTTCGAGGCACTCTTACCAACTGAAAGGGAGgttcaaataattctttattaacCAACAGTAAGCGCAACAAAGAATTTGACAAAAAAGGTGATAAGGAGAACGGCTACCTCTCAATCTAGCTGCTCGCTGCACACCGAGGTTCAGCTCCTTCAAGTTCGCCGTTAGTTCCCGGTAACTTTTCATCCTGATCTCGTGTTCTTTTATCAAGTCCACATTCACATTCTTCAGCTGCACCAATCTCTTCCTCATTTCGTCAATGTTCTGGAGGATCCTGGCATCCTCCAAGCGGATTATGATGCTCTTCAGCAGAGTGGTCTCGCTAGCCGCCTCTGCTTGCAGTCTAGCGTCGATCTCCTTCAGATCTGTGGGAAGACAGCCAATCCTGACCTAGCGAGATTGATTCAGAAGCGTAATGGTGATTCTCCGTTGATTGGAGTTACCTTTGACGCGCTCCAGTGCGTCCAACAGCCTCTTCTCTTCCGCTGGGAACGTGACTTCCGAGGGCAGCTCTCTGAGGCCCAGATACATGGCTACCGATTGAACGATGTCACCAGCAAACGTGGAATCCTCTGTTTGAATGGTCACCTTCCCAGCCGCATCCGCCATGAAGCAGTGAACCTTGTTGTCCCTCATCCCACGAAGCCACATCTCGATTTTTCCGCCGTTAGGACCGTCTTCCTTCACCTCGAACTCCTCCGGAAGCACGAGGCTCTGGTTCAACCAGAGGGCGATCCTCTGAGGCCTCTCTGCTAGCTGAACGGAATGAAAGCATGTGTCAAAGAAATTCATGCATCggtagtttgtagtttgcatTACGATTCTATTGCATTACGATTTGATTCGTATGACTCGAGATGAGACACCGGTATGTGGGGACAGTGTCCAGTCGCAGTAgtgagtgttatttatttgGTCTGACTGTGATTTCAAAATCCTAAATCTTTTCTTTAGTTACTTTGCTCCGAGACTTTCGTATACCACCACGAGTCAAGTTCCTAGCAAGATGGTGAAATGGGTACCTCAACTGTGACGCCATTTCGCGTCATGTCTTCCACATACTGCACTGGTCGCTCGATCACCTCGTACATACAGAATCTGGGCAGCTGACGTGTCATCTCGAACACCTATGAAAGTCATACAAAACTCTATCACTTCCCACTCCAGAGCACTGTGTTCATTACGCATCGAGTGAACCTGCACTCCTGACATTGACTCTCCTCGCTATGTGCACGAATTAACGTGCGACACCAAGGATTAAGGTTCTTCCTCGCACCAAGAGACTTCTTTCCCTACCTGCATCAGATCCGCACCAGCTGGACCAACGGCCACCTTCACGTGGATATCTACCGGTGTGTTTTTCGTGGGGCGAAGCTCGATTTCAAGTTCTCCCCTGGGCCTATTCGGGTGAACCACCAGAGTCTCACCTTCGAAGACACCTTCGGTGAAGACTATTGCGCAGTGGATCTGAAAACGAAAAGTGCCAACATCAAATTCACTGTTCTTATCGCTAGTAGGGAGAACGACGCTCATTGTTCCCGCAAACAAAATTGAAGAACCTCGCAGCTGTCCCCCCTTTCTCAACCACTTCAGTTCTGCTCACGAGAATTATATATAAGTGAACTATGGAGATGTGTGCAGAATAATTACAACGATAGAGGAGCAGAAAGTGAACCGGGTCACGGTTCACTTTACGATATCACTTGATCGCTTGATGACTTTAGCCACCACCCCTTTACTTACGAGAAGCCCTGGTCCTGACGCAAGGGCAACGCGTGCCGCCCCCCTCGTTGTCATTAAGCTGACGGCCAATTTCGTCCGATGGTACATGTTCGGAACGGACGCGGCTCTCTGCCTGAGCTCCATCTGCAGCACCTGCTTTTTCGCCAGTAACTCGCGCATAGCTTCGCCTGGTTCCGGGGTGTCCATCGTGGAGCCGGAAGCATAACCGCGTACTGGAATTTAATAATTCCTTTTATTCGTCGTTCTCGAAGGGAGAGAGGCTTCCTGGTCTACCTTCGCCACTGGTGGACACCAGCACTAGGTCTAACTTGCCGATCCTCCTGTAATCGGCCTCCACGATCCCAGCCACCCCCGCTGGTAATTGAATTTTGAATATAACTTCTCCTGTATTAGCCGACCTGGCGTCCACTTTCCCATTATTCCAGCCGGTAATCACCTCCGGCGTACCGTCGCCGTTCACGTCGAAGCTCCTCGTGACCACCACCCTGTGCTTCGACTGAAAAATCATTGTAATCGAGCGTTCAACGATGGACACAGACATTCTTCGAGCTACAGCTAATCAGCCTCACTTACTTTAACGCGCCAGAGCCTCTGCGCCATCTCGTACACCCCCAGAGTCCCGTTTCCAACCGAATAGACGAACCGTCTATTAGGTAGTCCGGTCAAAGTGGTGACTGGGGCTGTCTCTTTGGTGTCCCAGAGCACATTGTCCTCCTTGTACACCTTTATCTCGAAATCGTCCGTGCCTGTGACCAGCTAGAGATTTAAAGGAACATCAGGGAAGAATTCCTGATAGTTGATGGGCGCTGTGGGGCATATGGATAAGAGCtacctcgttctcgtcgtccccgtcgaaGTCGAAGACGGCCAAGGACCTGACGACACCGTCCACCACTGTCCAGAAGATCTCTGTACCTTGTGCATCCAAGATCGTCACCGAACAGTTACCACCAACAATCGCCACCTGCTTCGCCAGCCACCCCAGTTTCCCGACGATTATGCATCTGGCGCCGTCTGACATCTAATTAACGGAAAATGCACGCGGAAGATTGCTTTCGTTGAACGGGCGCGTAAATCGTAACCGTTTATCCTGTTTAGTTTGCTCGGAATACCTCTTTATAGAACATGTCGGCGTTGTCTTCGATACGGTAGGCGAGAAGGTGAGTTGTGGTCCCAATTAGGAGGACATCCCTCTCGTCCTCGTTGAGTTGGCCGGTGCATAGTGCGGTAATCTAACGATAGGAACTAACGTGAGGTACGATTAAAGCCGGGGATCCagctggaagctaagctaagctatgataTATCTGGCTgtgctataaaacataaaaaaaacatagcacagcttagctcagcttttgGTGGAAGCGGTTCGATAAGGATGTATTTAAGCTAATTTTGTAAAACTTAGCGTAGCAtaagcttagctttcaggtgggtTCCCGGCTTAAGCATGCCCTGTACATTcactgatttttaatttttttttttttttttttgtaaattctaCCTCAGCACCGATTTGAAGTTCAGCAAGTTCTCCGCTCCAAGATAGCTTTCTATCGGTTTGCTCGTGATCGAGACTCTTCACCTGTGGCTGCCTGTGGGGGCTGTGCACCAGTACGTTACCACCGAACGTTGCGGCCACCAAGCAGGCGTGGGAGCCGTCGAATTTCCCGCAAGCGATTAGGCCAGGTTCCATGTGCTTTTGAATATTCAGAGAAAACACTGCCATTGTGGGGCCGCGCTGACAGTCGAGACATAGTCTGATGCATTGTGCTAACAACACCCTGTAGCCTAGTGATTGGGTGGTGGATTATTGATCTTTCCCTGTTACACCTGTGAACCCTGGCCTTCCGTATCGAACTGTCCGTATTCGTGCCATATAGTTGCAGCAGATAATTGTTAGGGGGATATTAAGCATCCCCTAACGAGACAATGCGACTCGTACAAGATTTtcatgttctttttttttaaatacttgatGGCATTCGTAAATAAAGAAGACGGTGGTAGGTTGAATTAAGTTAGAGGATTTATTTAGGAGAAGGTACAGTTACGGtcattacaattgtaattgagAAAGTACGTCGGAGACTTATAAATAATGAACGTTCCCTGCACGGGCACACTCAGAGGCACAATGCACACGCGGATGTAACGGCACAGCCTGCGCATCACTGCCTTTGCGCGCTTCCACCTGCTGCCCCTCCAGCGTCTGGGTTCGTCGCGGACGATAGAACGACGAACATGAACGCGAACAATATGTACATCCACTGAAACAGAAAAGTAGCGATACCCGGCGAGCTCGAAAATAATCATATTACATCCTGTTTGGAAAAACGTACATATTTCGACAGATAAGGCCTGTTATCTTTGgcctctcccctctcccttgCTTCTCTCTCGCGCTCTAGCTTCTGAATGTACGTAGCAGTATCCGGAACTGGACCACCGTCGGGATACTTAACAACTACATTGGTTGTCCACATATTCGTGAATGGACTTTCTATCCCGCAGGGGCCGGGTGACGACTGACTTACAACTATTGGCACGGCTGCGCTGTCTAGCCATATCGTTATGACGTCTTCCAGATCGGAGCCGAGGAGATAACACTGTAAACAGAAAGAATATGAGTAAGACAACGGAAAGTGGGAACTGTGTGGTAACAGGCGAAGCACAATTACCGCAGGTACAGAAGTTAGGAATGTTATCTCATCTCCAGATGAGGTGCGAGCTACCGCTTTGAGCCTATACTTGCCGTTGTGCCTAGCAAGGTTTTTCAATTCGTTTATGTGAGGCGGTAGCAGACCATTCTGTCCAACGACAGACGCGCCACTGCGTATACTGGATACTGTGATGTTCCCTCGTTCAATAAAAATTGGCTCCGGCTCGTCATTGAAGGCATGCCATAATCTTACTTGCAACCATCCGTCGTAGTCCAGCTCACTCTGGAATTTGAAGAATCGCATCGTTGAGGTTTGTCACGTCATGACTGAATAATTATATGCTGAGATCTGTACTAACCCCGTGAACCAACAATGGTACACTGAAGACTAAACTTATGCAGAAGTATATGGCGTACATTGTTGCAATTAATTTTCTATGAGGTAAAAATACAGTCAAATCGATCTCATTTTACACCGCTGATGTCTCGTGTACCGTTTATTTATCTAATAATGCCAACGGAAGTTAACAGTCTCCTCACTGCACTATGTAAATGACAGTAACAGCCAATGTGCGAGCATTGACGAACCTCAATTATATTTGTGCTTTGTACAGTTATCAATCAGCTCCATTAAGCTTTTTACTTTAGTCGAAGTGTCCTTGGATTTTGCTGCTCCGAAATTACCtgaaattacttaaaaaaaactcattgATGTCAGAAATTACGTGGGGTTTGTACAATAGTACGTTAAGTTTCCATAACTTCGTGTCTTCATTGGTTGCTTTCTGGGGGAAATTcatgtacactaggcgtcaaaacggcttccgtacggaaatttggcaacgttgcatgtcactaggcataactcagcggttctagtgacatgcaacgttgccaaatatccgaagggaagccgattttGGCGCCAGTGTACgataccaaagaggagatataataagagatcctattgagctataagaatacctggagagagaacagcagtgggaagaagtagaggcaaCAGCGGTCCgtgggaaatagaagataacgggtgaacctatccttcaTCTTCCTATTATTCCTCtctatctgtactatctgtgtATGTATTTTGTGTTCGCAGataacttcactcacatgcactatacatcAATAGCCTGTTGTAAcacagagataggttcacccgttacttccctctttctcggatcGGCCGTCATTGCTctgttctctctccaggtattcttatagctcaatgCCCGATCCTCACATCAGCAGTGTTGCCACGTTGTATAGCACGGCTAATATAGAGTCGGCTGTGACGATACTATAGCATAACGCTATTCCTACCAATCATTGCATTTTACACTGCAGCACAATGTAGCGTGACCACGCCCACTAGCATTCCCTAGTGATTTTCTGAGACGCTGCTAGTGGAGTAGATTCTAATGACACCACACTATATATTGCACTATACAGATTGTACTACACTGTATCATATTATGCTGTATATGCAGTAAACGCTGTAACTTCGATGTAGGTTGTGTACCCAAATTACAATCGTGCaacgtatttttaaatatttcagatCTCTTATAACAGAAGTACAATACAATTTTCCAATGTAAGTTTAATCAGTCGTGCGCTATTTATTTAAGTagttgtacatatttgtaataagCATCAGCAAAGGAGGTGTAAGGAACATTGTAAGAAATAGTTGTGTGTTGATCATTAAGCCAGTGTCATCTATTGTTCTTTGTTATAGATGGATGAGAAAGATCCAACCAGTGTTATTAAAATGATACAGGATCTACGGTCGGGATCTGAGAGCTATCGTAAGAGTAGTAGTAGCATGTCGTTGCGATTATCGGGAACCACGTACACAGCATCAGCATTCGCTGATCATGACGGATGCACCATTTCACCTAAGAGGCCAAGACTTGATGATTCTAGTAGTTCTACATTAAATAAAAGCGAGACTGACGTTGTCCCAGGTAGTCCTTGGGAATGGAGGAGATTGAAGGGAGAAGTAATAGGTTTTATTAATGTTGCACATACGTATCTAATAATTGAATACATCGGAATACATTCGTGTCTGTCTGATTAGGTTGTATCGTTAAGAACAAGGCTATCCCATCAGGAGGCTGCTGTGCAGCAACTTCACAAGATACGTAGGCAAATGGAGGAGGTGTTTGAGAAAGAGAAAGGTATTTTGGAGATGCAGGTGAAGCAAGACAAACAGACCGTCAAACAGTTGGAAGTGCGACTTGATATTGCGCGCAGAACAATTCAAGAGTCACGTGATGCGCAGGCTGCTGCGGAGAAAGAACTGTTTCAGGTATGAagtattaaactacatttcgaTTGCAGTGTTGCTTTTGTGTACATCCCACGCTGAATGATACGATTTACAGGTGAAAATGAATTTGGAGCAAAAGACCATGGAGTTAATGAATGAGAACTCAAAACTGTTACTTGATCTTAATAATACTCCCAAAGAAGAGGACACATCTGCGTTGAAAGAAGATACAGACGCGTCGGATGCAGAATTGAAATTTGAAGCAGCTCAAGCAAGAATATCACACTTGGAGGATAAGTTAAGAGAATACCAGACCAAGCAAAAGGACTTGGAATTGCAAAACGTGGAGTTTCAAAGTATGAAGATAAAAGTTGAGAGATTGGAATCGGAAAGGGCACTCTGGGAGGAGGGGAAGGTGTTAACTTCCAGAGCAGCGAAAGCTAATGACCTTGAAAAAGAGCTAAGCGCAGCGAAGGAGATCATTGCTACGCTGAGGGAATCCGTTAAAGGGAAACTACTTTTAGAAGAACAAATGGCTAATGTCATGAAAAGGTACAGATTCAGAAATTATTCCTATCgaacaggcttgggaattaagtgaacgcggcggccgattttcagaggcgacgcctcctttctcccgccgcgcgtcttggctcccgcggcggcctaggtgcttggagcgcctgaggtccgtaccacgtgaaccgcgcgtggcgcgttgacaaaacgaaaacgcatcgaaaatcgtgctctctgggacgatgtggaaacctattgatacaatgttgccccaatgcgccacgcgcggttcacatgatacgggcctgaggcgctccaagcacctaggacgcgcggcgggaggaag from Andrena cerasifolii isolate SP2316 chromosome 13, iyAndCera1_principal, whole genome shotgun sequence includes:
- the Emc10 gene encoding ER membrane protein complex subunit 10, whose protein sequence is MYAIYFCISLVFSVPLLVHGSELDYDGWLQVRLWHAFNDEPEPIFIERGNITVSSIRSGASVVGQNGLLPPHINELKNLARHNGKYRLKAVARTSSGDEITFLTSVPACYLLGSDLEDVITIWLDSAAVPIVVSQSSPGPCGIESPFTNMWTTNVVVKYPDGGPVPDTATYIQKLEREREARERGEAKDNRPYLSKYWMYILFAFMFVVLSSATNPDAGGAAGGSAQRQ
- the LOC143375710 gene encoding BBSome complex member BBS2, with protein sequence MAVFSLNIQKHMEPGLIACGKFDGSHACLVAATFGGNVLVHSPHRQPQVKSLDHEQTDRKLSWSGELAELQIGAEITALCTGQLNEDERDVLLIGTTTHLLAYRIEDNADMFYKEMSDGARCIIVGKLGWLAKQVAIVGGNCSVTILDAQGTEIFWTVVDGVVRSLAVFDFDGDDENELVTGTDDFEIKVYKEDNVLWDTKETAPVTTLTGLPNRRFVYSVGNGTLGVYEMAQRLWRVKSKHRVVVTRSFDVNGDGTPEVITGWNNGKVDARSANTGEVIFKIQLPAGVAGIVEADYRRIGKLDLVLVSTSGEVRGYASGSTMDTPEPGEAMRELLAKKQVLQMELRQRAASVPNMYHRTKLAVSLMTTRGAARVALASGPGLLIHCAIVFTEGVFEGETLVVHPNRPRGELEIELRPTKNTPVDIHVKVAVGPAGADLMQVFEMTRQLPRFCMYEVIERPVQYVEDMTRNGVTVELAERPQRIALWLNQSLVLPEEFEVKEDGPNGGKIEMWLRGMRDNKVHCFMADAAGKVTIQTEDSTFAGDIVQSVAMYLGLRELPSEVTFPAEEKRLLDALERVKDLKEIDARLQAEAASETTLLKSIIIRLEDARILQNIDEMRKRLVQLKNVNVDLIKEHEIRMKSYRELTANLKELNLGVQRAARLRVGKSASNTVARCRAAIQDVNPKALAVAIRHG
- the LOC143375711 gene encoding ras-related and estrogen-regulated growth inhibitor, with protein sequence MDVRIIIPARSIVEYKRGFIIDGAAQRENSGGRDMERFSPPAASLKKRISPPIAWNLGLTSKEPRLIKVILLGHQGVGKTALAVRFATKRYIGEYDCTTERIYKVDNFLDASWEITDPPGYLPPPTELKLRWADAIVLVYSVSDRVSFDETSRLRFLVSHARKTGKISPVVILIGNKSDLSYTPGERVVSISEGRQRAEEIEAHAFHEISVRESVEQVMAVFTDIFKLLTELPGNSGQQANFFRVRASTDGTLNVLRRPSPVPLKRRFSISVRGTNH